In Leptodactylus fuscus isolate aLepFus1 chromosome 2, aLepFus1.hap2, whole genome shotgun sequence, one genomic interval encodes:
- the GJA9 gene encoding gap junction alpha-9 protein, whose amino-acid sequence MGDWNFLGVILEEVHIHSTIVGKIWLTILFIFRMLVLGVAAEEVWNDEQSQFVCNTDQPGCKNVCYDQAFPISLIRYWVLQVIFVSSPSLVYMGHAIYRLRALEKERHKKKAQLKGELEGVDYELEDRKRLERELRQLEQRKLNKAPLRGSLLCTYIIHIFTRSGVEVGFMVGQHLLYGVQLNPLYKCQRDPCPNVVDCFVSRPTEKTVFMLFMQCIAGVSLFLNILEIAHLGIKKIRKGCLIRYNLKDEFDDFYNNKSKKHSTATHTCIGTSASPRKTLPSAPSNYTLLMEKQNDPTVYPILNPPCGFHPIVDLHPGNSNTCILDEQETKSANEVNSANTAESQFHNSSSNNNEKISKTLVSDNKPVKKHPQRKTGFIRSTHSSVESTPSIPMGTMTEMPSEDNEDCSKPNFMCSIASNAVRKSRRISAPWHCSRVGERSAFIQDSICSSRGRYSFNANRSWAHSKSDLRRSSRPSTPDTLGEQSPERKQYKECDGPITFSPNRRMSLASNASSRRVPTDLQI is encoded by the coding sequence ATGGGAGACTGGAATTTCCTTGGGGTCATCCTGGAGGAAGTCCATATTCACTCGACAATAGTTGGAAAAATTTGGCTTACTATTCTTTTTATATTCCGTATGCTGGTTTTGGGTGTAGCAGCTGAAGAAGTCTGGAATGATGAACAATCACAGTTTGTATGTAATACAGACCAGCCTGGATGCAAAAATGTCTGCTACGACCAAGCATTTCCTATATCTTTGATTAGATATTGGGTTCTTCAAGTTATATTTGTTTCTTCACCATCATTGGTATACATGGGACATGCCATTTATAGACTAAGAGCTCTTGAGAAAGAAAGACATAAAAAGAAAGCTCAGCTGAAAGGAGAGCTTGAGGGTGTGGATTATGAGTTAGAGGATCGCAAGCGATTGGAGCGTGAACTTCGACAACTTGAGCAAAGAAAACTCAATAAGGCTCCACTCCGTGGTTCACTCCTCTGCACTTATATCATACATATATTCACTAGATCTGGTGTTGAGGTTGGTTTTATGGTTGGTCAGCATCTACTTTATGGAGTTCAACTGAATCCTCTCTACAAATGCCAAAGAGATCCTTGTCCTAATGTGGTTGACTGCTTTGTATCAAGACCTACTGAGAAGACAGTATTTATGTTGTTTATGCAGTGCATAGCTGGAGTATCTCTGTTTCTTAACATTTTGGAAATAGCACATcttggaataaaaaaaatcaggaaagGATGTTTAATAAGATATAACTTGAAAGACGAATTTGATGACTTTTACAATAACAAATCTAAGAAACATTCCACAGCCACTCATACATGCATCGGTACATCAGCTAGCCCACGTAAGACCCTTCcttcagcacccagcaactacacTTTGTTAATGGAAAAACAAAATGACCCAACTGTTTATCCAATTTTAAACCCTCCTTGCGGATTCCATCCCATTGTAGATTTACACCCTGGTAACAGTAATACATGCATTCTTGATGAGCAGGAAACAAAATCTGCCAATGAGGTGAACTCTGCAAATACAGCAGAAAGCCAATTTCACAACAGTAGTTCTAACAATAATGAAAAGATAAGCAAAACCTTGGTTTCTGACAATAAGCCAGTAAAAAAACACCCACAGCGAAAAACTGGTTTCATTAGAAGCACTCACTCAAGTGTTGAAAGTACACCAAGTATACCAATGGGAACAATGACTGAGATGCCTTCTGAAGACAATGAAGATTGCTCCAAACCCAATTTCATGTGTTCTATAGCCAGCAATGCAGTCCGGAAAAGTAGAAGGATCAGTGCTCCATGGCATTGTTCTAGAGTGGGCGAGAGAAGTGCATTCATACAGGATTCCATATGCAGTTCCAGGGGACGTTACAGCTTTAATGCTAATAGATCATGGGCACACTCGAAGTCTGATCTGAGGCGAAGCAGCCGGCCGAGCACCCCAGATACTCTAGGGGAGCAGAGTCCAGAACGCAAGCAGTATAAAGAATGCGATGGACCTATTACCTTCTCCCCAAATCGAAGGATGTCACTGGCAAGTAATGCCAGTAGCCGACGTGTTCCTACTGATCTGCAAATCTAG